The proteins below are encoded in one region of Pelagibacterium flavum:
- a CDS encoding TerC family protein, whose product MENLASFLSTPFLDTPAWFWVAFIVIVVAIMIFDLGFLHKEQKEISAKESFVLYGFYVAVAMAFGAWVWAVRGADAGLEFFTGYIIEQSLAMDNIFVIATIFAFLGVPRIYQHRVLFWGIIGVLLFRAILIGAGVALVRSFEPILFLFGGFLIFTGVKMFTKVEDDDDIENNKILKFLRKHFRITPQFHGNKFLVEKPHPKSGKLVLWLTPLAVALLMVEIVDVIFAVDSVPAIFAITQDPFIVYTSNVFAVLGLRALFFALSAAMARFRYLQAALAIVLILVGIKIFLVPLHIHIDTLLSLIVTVSILAAGVAYSLWKTRNDPPLEEQADHVEPAEFKSENPSNP is encoded by the coding sequence ATGGAAAATCTCGCTTCATTTTTGTCGACCCCGTTCCTCGATACGCCTGCGTGGTTCTGGGTCGCCTTTATCGTGATCGTTGTGGCGATCATGATCTTTGATCTCGGCTTCCTGCATAAGGAGCAAAAAGAGATCAGCGCCAAGGAGAGCTTTGTTCTCTATGGCTTTTATGTCGCCGTCGCCATGGCGTTCGGCGCCTGGGTGTGGGCGGTGCGCGGCGCGGATGCCGGGCTGGAATTTTTCACCGGCTACATCATCGAGCAGAGCCTTGCGATGGACAATATCTTCGTCATCGCGACGATCTTTGCGTTTCTGGGCGTACCACGAATCTATCAGCACCGCGTGCTGTTCTGGGGCATTATCGGTGTGCTGCTGTTCCGCGCCATCCTAATCGGTGCCGGCGTGGCGCTGGTGCGCTCGTTCGAGCCTATCCTGTTCCTGTTCGGCGGCTTCCTGATTTTCACCGGCGTGAAGATGTTCACCAAGGTGGAGGACGACGATGACATCGAGAACAACAAGATCCTGAAATTCCTGCGAAAGCACTTCCGGATCACGCCGCAGTTTCACGGCAACAAGTTCCTTGTCGAAAAGCCCCATCCCAAGTCCGGCAAGCTGGTGCTCTGGCTGACGCCACTGGCCGTTGCGCTGCTCATGGTGGAAATTGTCGATGTGATCTTTGCCGTCGACTCGGTGCCGGCCATCTTTGCGATCACGCAGGACCCGTTCATCGTCTATACCTCGAACGTCTTTGCGGTTCTCGGTCTGCGGGCGCTGTTCTTTGCCCTTTCAGCCGCCATGGCGCGCTTCAGGTATCTCCAGGCGGCACTGGCCATCGTACTCATCCTTGTGGGCATCAAGATCTTCCTCGTGCCGCTGCATATTCACATCGACACGCTACTGTCGCTTATCGTGACGGTATCGATCCTGGCGGCAGGCGTGGCATATTCGCTCTGGAAGACCCGCAATGATCCGCCGCTTGAAGAGCAGGCGGATCATGTCGAGCCCGCGGAATTCAAGAGCGAAAATCCTTCCAACCCGTAG
- a CDS encoding SRPBCC family protein — MTDQADHSITLSRTIDAPADELFAAWTDPALLEQWQAEIVEFEPFEGGKFRFETSDADEPGVSHVISGTVASYEQDRKLVELWHMEGEDAQHDSTLIVTFAPVDDARTEITIVEIAEAHADAESRIFSIEAWHEALNELAELLE; from the coding sequence ATGACCGATCAGGCCGACCATTCCATCACCCTTTCACGCACCATCGATGCGCCCGCCGACGAATTGTTCGCTGCGTGGACCGATCCTGCCCTGCTTGAACAATGGCAGGCCGAGATCGTCGAATTCGAGCCGTTCGAGGGCGGAAAATTCCGCTTCGAGACGTCAGATGCCGACGAGCCCGGCGTCAGTCACGTCATTAGCGGCACCGTGGCCAGCTATGAGCAGGATCGCAAGCTGGTCGAACTCTGGCACATGGAGGGCGAGGACGCTCAGCACGACAGTACGCTGATCGTAACGTTTGCGCCGGTCGATGATGCGCGCACGGAAATCACCATCGTCGAAATCGCCGAGGCGCACGCCGACGCCGAGTCGCGGATTTTTTCCATTGAAGCCTGGCATGAGGCGCTGAACGAGCTTGCCGAGTTGCTGGAGTAG
- a CDS encoding siderophore-interacting protein, translated as MTQMFYDATLLGRQALTPGMVRLTFGGEGLRAFRTTGIGDEYLRLFFPNKKTGKLHLPHISEDGRWTYPDGQDAVQCSTYTVRRFAQEGEEVTIDIDFVVHEGGLASEWAQRAEPGDRITINRPRGLCSPPRDYAWQLLVADATGLPALSRILEQTPEHVQSRVFVEVAQKEDEQTLPYHAAATVTWLHGCGNGVAPSRLEEIVRGVPLPATPGYVWVAGEQKVVRGIRKFVRKELGFPAERYELVGYWIANAEDWEAKWDALDPAIKAQIDAGWDSGRDRETVMDEYIDTLEKHGL; from the coding sequence ATGACCCAGATGTTTTATGATGCCACGCTGTTGGGCCGGCAGGCGCTGACGCCGGGCATGGTGCGGCTGACGTTTGGCGGTGAGGGCCTGAGGGCCTTCCGGACGACGGGTATTGGCGACGAATATCTGCGGTTGTTCTTTCCCAACAAGAAGACCGGCAAACTCCATCTCCCCCATATTTCAGAAGATGGCCGCTGGACCTATCCGGACGGACAGGACGCCGTGCAATGCTCGACCTACACTGTGCGGCGCTTCGCGCAGGAGGGAGAGGAGGTCACCATCGACATCGACTTCGTGGTGCATGAGGGCGGGCTGGCCAGCGAGTGGGCACAGAGGGCCGAGCCGGGCGATCGAATAACGATCAACCGGCCGCGCGGGCTTTGCAGCCCGCCCAGGGATTATGCTTGGCAATTGCTGGTTGCCGACGCAACCGGGCTGCCGGCGCTATCGCGAATTCTCGAGCAGACGCCCGAGCACGTTCAGTCGCGTGTATTTGTGGAAGTAGCGCAAAAGGAAGACGAGCAGACCCTGCCCTATCACGCGGCGGCGACGGTGACCTGGCTGCATGGCTGCGGCAATGGTGTTGCGCCCAGCCGGCTCGAGGAAATCGTGCGTGGCGTGCCCCTGCCTGCAACTCCGGGTTATGTGTGGGTTGCGGGCGAGCAGAAGGTGGTGCGCGGCATCCGCAAATTCGTGCGCAAGGAGTTGGGATTTCCGGCCGAGCGCTACGAGCTGGTGGGATACTGGATTGCGAATGCCGAGGATTGGGAAGCCAAGTGGGACGCACTGGACCCTGCCATCAAGGCGCAGATCGATGCAGGCTGGGATTCGGGAAGGGACCGCGAAACGGTCATGGACGAATACATCGATACTCTGGAAAAGCACGGACTTTAG
- a CDS encoding MFS transporter: protein MTATTAEHQPARQTTSLWILFAISFSHMLNDLMQALLPAVYPLLREIYALDFTQIGLITLVNQLTASLLQPLVGYYTDKYPKPYSLPLAMCSTLSGLLVLSMASSFPMLLVAAALIGVGSSIFHPESSRVARMASGGRLGFAQSLFQVGGNVGTAMGPLLAAFIIIPRGQGSVSWFAIVALTAIAVLFAVSRWYAGQNRMAKPQPVRLRANDLSRAGMISAFAILAMLVLSKNVYMASMTSFYSFFLIEKFGLEAETAQLYLFVFLGAAAAGTFIGGPVGDRVGRKVVIWVSILGPLPFTLALPYVGLELSIVLTAIIGFILASAFSAILVYAQELLPGRVGMIAGLMFGFAFGMGALGAAVLGVVADATSIIFVFQLCAFLPLVGLLTALLPNTGD from the coding sequence ATGACCGCCACGACCGCGGAGCACCAGCCCGCACGGCAGACCACGTCCCTGTGGATCTTGTTCGCCATCAGCTTTTCGCACATGCTCAACGATCTGATGCAGGCGCTTCTGCCTGCGGTGTATCCGCTGCTGCGCGAAATCTATGCGCTCGATTTTACCCAGATCGGACTGATTACGCTGGTGAACCAGCTTACGGCGTCGCTCTTGCAGCCGCTGGTGGGATATTACACAGACAAATACCCAAAGCCGTATTCGCTACCGCTCGCCATGTGTTCGACGCTGAGCGGCTTGCTTGTTCTCTCGATGGCCTCGAGCTTTCCGATGCTGCTGGTTGCAGCGGCATTGATCGGGGTCGGCTCGTCCATCTTTCATCCTGAATCCTCCCGTGTCGCACGCATGGCCTCGGGTGGGCGGCTGGGTTTTGCCCAATCACTGTTTCAGGTTGGCGGCAATGTGGGGACGGCGATGGGGCCGTTGCTGGCGGCGTTCATCATCATTCCGCGCGGTCAGGGCAGCGTCTCCTGGTTCGCCATCGTGGCGCTGACGGCCATTGCTGTGCTGTTCGCAGTCAGCCGGTGGTATGCGGGCCAGAACCGGATGGCAAAACCTCAGCCCGTGAGGTTGCGCGCCAATGATCTTTCCCGCGCCGGAATGATCAGTGCCTTCGCCATTCTTGCCATGCTGGTGCTGAGCAAGAACGTGTATATGGCGTCGATGACCAGCTTCTATTCGTTCTTCCTGATCGAAAAGTTCGGGCTGGAAGCCGAGACGGCGCAGCTCTATCTCTTCGTTTTCCTTGGCGCCGCGGCGGCGGGCACATTCATCGGCGGGCCGGTTGGCGACAGGGTTGGACGCAAGGTGGTGATCTGGGTTTCGATCCTGGGGCCCCTTCCCTTCACACTGGCCCTGCCCTATGTGGGGCTCGAGCTTTCGATCGTTCTGACAGCAATCATCGGCTTCATCCTGGCGTCGGCGTTCTCAGCCATTCTGGTTTACGCCCAGGAATTGCTGCCGGGCCGAGTGGGCATGATCGCGGGCCTGATGTTCGGATTTGCTTTCGGCATGGGGGCGCTCGGCGCCGCCGTGCTCGGGGTTGTAGCCGACGCAACGAGCATCATTTTTGTATTCCAGCTTTGCGCCTTCCTGCCGCTGGTGGGACTTTTGACGGCATTGCTGCCCAACACGGGAGACTGA
- a CDS encoding ArsR/SmtB family transcription factor: MYKSALMDIFAVVADPTRRRMIDMLVGGELPAGAFVAAFPGMTQPAISQHLKVLRDAGVATVRADRQRRLYCLVPNGLEPLRDWVAPLVPVAEAAKPAMVESVEQPPIKPRARPKPKPSVEPELTLDLFG, translated from the coding sequence GTGTATAAATCGGCGCTTATGGACATTTTCGCTGTAGTTGCCGATCCCACGCGGCGCCGGATGATCGATATGCTCGTTGGCGGCGAATTGCCGGCCGGTGCTTTTGTCGCCGCGTTTCCCGGTATGACGCAGCCGGCGATTTCCCAGCATCTGAAAGTGCTGCGCGATGCGGGCGTCGCGACAGTGCGGGCCGATCGGCAGCGGCGGCTTTATTGCCTGGTTCCCAATGGGCTTGAACCGTTGCGGGACTGGGTGGCGCCGCTGGTGCCGGTTGCCGAGGCTGCAAAGCCGGCGATGGTTGAGAGCGTTGAACAGCCGCCGATCAAACCAAGAGCACGACCGAAGCCCAAGCCTTCTGTCGAGCCGGAACTGACGCTCGACCTGTTCGGGTAG